One stretch of Lacrimispora sphenoides DNA includes these proteins:
- a CDS encoding alpha-amylase family glycosyl hydrolase has protein sequence MSKWYDRGVFYHIYPLGLVGAPKENREFSVVNRFGELCKWISHIRSLGCNAIYIGPLFESSTHGYDTRDYRMVDRRLGDREGFQEFVSRCHEAGIKVVVDGVFNHTGREFFAFQDILNHRENSPYRDWYRGINFAGSSPLGDSFGYEAWQGHFELPCLNLFNPAVRQYLFDTVQFWINNFDIDGIRLDCANVLDFGFMKELRQHTAEMKEDFWLMGEVIHGEYGRWVSPGMLHSVTNYELHKSIYSGHNDHNYFEIAHNVKRLESIGSRLYTFVDNHDENRISSKLSNTQHLYPVYTLLFTLPGIPSVYYGSEFGMEGRRTNTDDSMLRPLVSISEVKKFTCPLEDFISKLGHIHEQNPEFHGGRYQELLLTNRQYAFARFHESQAIITAVNNDDSDAFAGIPCPCEGNTAVNLLNGEIFPVIDHRIGLTIPANRGVILKIMEG, from the coding sequence ATGAGCAAGTGGTATGATAGGGGAGTTTTTTATCACATATATCCCCTGGGGCTTGTGGGCGCTCCGAAAGAGAACAGGGAATTTTCTGTTGTGAACCGGTTTGGGGAACTTTGTAAGTGGATTTCCCATATCCGGTCTCTGGGGTGCAATGCGATCTACATCGGGCCACTGTTTGAATCCTCTACCCATGGGTACGATACGCGTGATTACCGGATGGTGGACCGCCGTCTTGGTGACAGAGAAGGCTTTCAGGAGTTTGTGTCCCGCTGCCATGAAGCAGGTATTAAAGTGGTTGTTGACGGCGTCTTTAACCATACGGGACGGGAGTTTTTTGCATTTCAGGATATTTTAAACCATAGGGAGAATTCTCCCTACAGGGACTGGTACCGGGGAATCAACTTTGCCGGCAGCAGTCCTCTGGGAGATTCCTTTGGTTACGAAGCGTGGCAGGGACACTTTGAGCTTCCTTGCCTTAATCTTTTTAATCCCGCAGTCAGGCAGTATTTATTTGATACCGTACAGTTTTGGATCAATAACTTTGACATTGACGGAATACGTCTTGACTGTGCCAATGTACTGGACTTTGGATTTATGAAGGAGCTGAGGCAGCACACGGCGGAAATGAAAGAAGATTTCTGGCTCATGGGGGAAGTTATCCATGGAGAATACGGCAGATGGGTCAGTCCCGGTATGCTTCATTCTGTCACGAACTACGAACTACATAAGAGCATTTATTCTGGCCATAATGACCACAACTATTTTGAAATTGCACACAATGTGAAAAGACTGGAATCCATCGGATCACGGCTTTATACCTTTGTGGACAATCATGACGAAAACCGGATCTCAAGCAAGCTATCCAATACCCAGCACCTCTATCCGGTTTACACCCTGTTATTCACCCTTCCCGGAATCCCCTCCGTCTACTATGGCAGCGAGTTTGGGATGGAGGGCAGACGAACCAATACGGATGACTCCATGCTGCGTCCCTTGGTTTCCATTTCCGAAGTAAAGAAGTTTACCTGTCCGCTTGAGGATTTTATCAGCAAGCTGGGTCATATCCATGAACAAAACCCTGAGTTTCATGGAGGCCGGTACCAGGAGCTTCTTCTCACCAACCGTCAGTATGCATTTGCACGGTTTCATGAAAGTCAGGCCATCATAACTGCAGTAAACAATGATGATTCTGACGCATTTGCCGGAATTCCCTGTCCTTGTGAGGGAAACACTGCTGTCAATCTTCTGAATGGAGAAATATTTCCAGTGATTGACCATAGAATCGGATTGACCATACCCGCAAACCGGGGTGTTATCTTAAAGATCATGGAGGGATGA
- a CDS encoding CpaF family protein encodes MKELDERQQVTDDELYDIIDRRILEYGQVSFLPLKDKKELRGRLFDSFRRLGALQELVDDEDVSEIMVNGADHVFVEKNGRMEQWVRAFDSQEQLEDTIQQIVSRVNRTVNVSRPIADARLSDGSRVHVVLPPIALDGPAVTIRKFPKPITMTRLLKMGSVTEEAADFLKCIVEAGYNIFISGGTNSGKSTFLNALSAYIPRDERIVTIEDSAELKIAHIPNLVRLETREANGEGDGEVSIGDLIRAALRMNPSRIIVGEVRGKEALDMISAMNTGHDGSLSTGHGNSPKDMLSRLETMVLMGADIPLAAIRSQVAAAIDILIHLGRLRDKSRRVLSIVEVIGYENGEIRLNPLYRFEEDYGNPEEGQAVHGSLKKVGIIQNAEKLKAAGIEI; translated from the coding sequence ATGAAAGAGCTGGATGAACGGCAGCAGGTAACTGATGATGAGCTTTATGACATCATAGACCGCAGAATTTTGGAGTATGGGCAGGTCAGTTTTCTTCCCCTAAAAGATAAGAAGGAGCTTCGGGGCAGGCTTTTTGATTCTTTCCGGCGGCTTGGGGCCCTTCAGGAGCTGGTAGATGATGAGGATGTGTCAGAGATCATGGTAAATGGGGCAGACCATGTCTTTGTGGAGAAAAACGGGCGTATGGAGCAGTGGGTCAGAGCCTTTGACAGTCAGGAGCAGCTAGAGGATACCATTCAGCAGATCGTCAGCAGAGTAAACCGTACGGTAAATGTATCAAGGCCCATCGCGGATGCCAGGTTATCTGATGGTTCCAGGGTCCATGTCGTGCTGCCGCCCATTGCCTTAGACGGCCCCGCCGTGACCATCCGTAAGTTTCCAAAGCCCATTACCATGACCAGGTTGCTAAAGATGGGGTCGGTTACAGAAGAGGCTGCGGATTTTCTAAAATGCATTGTAGAGGCGGGATACAATATTTTTATCAGCGGAGGGACCAATTCGGGAAAAAGTACGTTTCTCAATGCCCTGTCTGCCTACATCCCCAGGGATGAGCGGATTGTGACCATTGAAGATTCCGCGGAACTGAAGATTGCTCATATTCCCAATCTGGTGCGGCTTGAAACAAGAGAGGCCAATGGTGAGGGTGATGGGGAAGTGTCCATTGGTGATCTGATCCGGGCTGCACTCAGAATGAATCCCAGCAGAATAATCGTTGGTGAGGTGAGAGGAAAGGAGGCTTTGGACATGATATCAGCCATGAACACCGGCCATGACGGAAGCCTCAGCACCGGCCATGGAAACAGTCCCAAAGACATGCTTTCCAGGCTGGAGACTATGGTGCTTATGGGAGCAGATATCCCATTGGCAGCAATTAGAAGCCAGGTTGCGGCAGCAATTGATATCTTAATTCATTTGGGACGGCTTAGAGATAAAAGCAGGAGGGTCTTGTCCATTGTGGAGGTAATTGGTTATGAGAACGGAGAAATCAGGCTTAATCCGCTATACAGGTTTGAGGAAGATTATGGGAATCCGGAAGAAGGACAGGCTGTTCATGGAAGCCTTAAAAAAGTGGGAATTATTCAAAACGCCGAAAAACTTAAAGCAGCAGGCATTGAAATATGA
- a CDS encoding DUF6382 domain-containing protein, with translation MKAVYRREMKHNYLIMEPEENGNDSYEIYMMAANRIGGLLKFHVKQVDNQKLYYYEITSKQPLNRVLEYHSLGREELKKLIEDIGRTLDRLEAYLLKEKLILLEPEYIYVEPDQFTVFLCLVPGRQVGFPEEMTGLLRYLLGKVNHQDKECVVMAYGLYQESLKENYGMKDLLEIAGKNCSSEKGSDESVLQTERDNKTEENLSSHILYSINEEIEERSRLFDGKVNGVVFIIPILAMFSIATALWLVFGMEGIRKFWYGVPITGGFSAFAVLAVWRKESRQPKEMMVKKEERGRQPAEGYDWQLTFEEEIKEKTPKPDTGDEEVFQTALLNDTTADKSIRYLRAVGTDLEDIAITYVPYLIGKQEGMVDCVLTGEAISRIHARIDREGEEYRISDLNSTNGTAVNGRVLETNETVSLKIGDEVFIANYPFIFT, from the coding sequence ATGAAGGCTGTATACAGGCGGGAAATGAAGCACAATTATTTGATTATGGAGCCGGAGGAGAATGGAAATGACAGTTATGAAATATATATGATGGCGGCAAACAGGATCGGTGGACTGCTGAAGTTCCATGTGAAGCAGGTGGATAATCAGAAATTATATTATTATGAGATCACCTCAAAGCAGCCCTTAAACAGAGTTCTTGAATATCATAGTCTGGGCAGGGAGGAGCTTAAGAAGTTAATTGAAGATATTGGGCGGACTCTGGACAGGCTGGAGGCTTACCTGCTTAAGGAAAAACTAATCCTACTGGAGCCAGAATATATTTACGTTGAGCCGGATCAGTTTACGGTTTTCCTTTGCCTTGTTCCCGGTAGACAGGTGGGATTTCCTGAGGAGATGACCGGGTTGCTGCGGTATCTTCTGGGTAAGGTCAATCACCAGGATAAGGAATGTGTAGTTATGGCGTATGGCCTGTATCAGGAAAGCCTTAAGGAAAATTACGGGATGAAGGACCTCCTTGAAATTGCCGGAAAGAATTGTTCCAGCGAAAAAGGAAGTGATGAAAGTGTACTTCAGACGGAAAGAGACAACAAGACGGAAGAGAATCTTAGCTCTCACATTTTGTATTCAATTAATGAGGAGATAGAAGAAAGAAGTCGCCTTTTTGATGGTAAGGTGAATGGAGTTGTTTTCATTATCCCAATTTTAGCTATGTTTAGTATTGCTACAGCTTTATGGTTGGTTTTTGGTATGGAAGGGATTCGAAAATTCTGGTATGGGGTGCCCATCACCGGGGGTTTCTCAGCTTTCGCAGTTTTAGCCGTATGGAGAAAAGAGTCCAGGCAGCCAAAGGAGATGATGGTGAAAAAGGAAGAGCGGGGCCGTCAACCGGCGGAAGGCTATGACTGGCAGTTGACATTTGAAGAAGAGATAAAGGAAAAGACACCAAAACCTGATACAGGAGATGAGGAAGTATTTCAAACGGCCTTGTTAAACGATACAACGGCCGATAAAAGTATCCGGTACTTACGTGCAGTTGGTACTGATTTGGAAGATATCGCAATTACTTATGTCCCTTATTTAATTGGAAAGCAGGAAGGCATGGTCGATTGTGTCCTCACTGGAGAAGCCATCAGCAGGATTCACGCCAGGATAGACAGAGAAGGAGAAGAATACCGGATCAGTGACTTAAATTCTACCAATGGAACC
- a CDS encoding DUF5702 domain-containing protein, translated as MRKSGQVTVFFSLALLCIFSLMCGLLESARTAGTRFYLKLAADSSMDSVFSRFHREAWDKYRLFLLECENGEELEKAWKGFMEPYMDSSGWYSMDMEKADTMQLFRITDGGGQYLKKEILDYMKYGIFENMTDEKGAEALLKNLKEAKAVKRLSGSFRDHEREAVRLERALEDINDSLKRQKEYWRSAYERIRDYDGSGFRREADLLEREMNRIPSLVKAYGKKADDLKNSLSGTNNDLFAAQAELSQEVREAFIGDTSCYGSYVNQDGERRREIEALPVKMEQIKQVMEQAGKRSSEVEQIIDNWDSDDEEDDGPDLSELWGSVGELWAKADIPSLSYSNGVKDPEKQRLLEQLEGFIQTGLLSLVLPDGKEISKGILSDDSFPSVACGDGQVLETGLLDRLLFGEYCGRFLTNVLSEEDKEVMYELEYLVSGKKTDEENLKQTVLEVLMIREGMNLIHILSDDQKREEAMSLAGLITGAVGLAPLSGIVAFFVMSIWALEEALVDVRMLLEGKKVVFLKSRNTWKLSLDALLELGRTGTCEGGKEDEDGIDYTGYLKLLLFPGESGQQHYRLMDVIQMNLCRKQEDFRMANCVYQVEVRGTVRSRHMFFGGNNPSYPVEVRTEKVY; from the coding sequence ATGCGCAAAAGCGGGCAGGTAACAGTGTTTTTCAGTTTAGCTCTTTTATGCATATTCAGCCTGATGTGCGGACTTTTAGAGTCCGCACGGACTGCCGGAACCAGGTTTTATCTAAAGCTGGCGGCCGATTCTTCCATGGACTCTGTATTCAGCAGGTTTCACAGAGAAGCCTGGGATAAATACCGTCTCTTTCTTCTGGAATGTGAGAATGGTGAGGAACTTGAAAAAGCATGGAAAGGATTTATGGAGCCCTATATGGACAGCTCCGGCTGGTATTCCATGGATATGGAAAAGGCGGATACAATGCAGCTTTTCCGTATCACTGATGGGGGAGGGCAGTATTTGAAGAAGGAGATTCTGGACTATATGAAGTATGGAATATTTGAAAATATGACAGATGAAAAGGGTGCAGAAGCCCTGCTTAAGAACTTAAAGGAAGCAAAAGCAGTGAAACGGTTATCCGGATCGTTTCGTGACCATGAACGGGAAGCGGTCCGGTTGGAAAGGGCATTGGAAGACATCAATGATTCTTTAAAGCGGCAGAAGGAATACTGGCGGTCTGCTTATGAAAGAATCAGGGATTATGATGGTTCAGGTTTTCGTAGAGAAGCGGATCTTTTGGAGCGGGAAATGAACCGGATTCCTTCCCTTGTAAAGGCCTATGGGAAGAAGGCAGATGATTTAAAAAACAGCTTAAGTGGAACTAACAATGACTTATTTGCGGCTCAGGCTGAATTGAGTCAGGAAGTACGTGAGGCTTTTATCGGGGATACCTCTTGCTATGGATCCTATGTAAATCAGGATGGGGAGCGAAGGCGGGAAATTGAGGCTCTGCCAGTTAAGATGGAACAGATAAAACAGGTGATGGAACAGGCAGGGAAGCGCTCCTCTGAAGTAGAGCAGATCATTGATAACTGGGACAGTGATGATGAAGAGGATGACGGCCCGGATCTGTCCGAACTATGGGGGTCTGTAGGGGAACTATGGGCAAAGGCTGACATCCCCTCTCTTTCTTATTCCAATGGGGTGAAAGACCCGGAAAAGCAGAGACTTTTGGAACAGTTAGAAGGTTTCATACAGACAGGGCTCTTATCCCTGGTTCTGCCCGATGGAAAGGAAATATCCAAAGGCATTCTGTCTGACGATTCTTTTCCTTCCGTTGCCTGCGGAGATGGCCAGGTGCTGGAGACGGGCCTTTTGGACCGGCTTCTGTTTGGGGAGTATTGCGGCCGTTTTCTTACAAACGTTCTTTCAGAGGAGGATAAGGAGGTAATGTACGAATTGGAATATCTGGTTTCAGGAAAGAAAACAGATGAGGAAAACTTAAAACAGACAGTTTTAGAGGTTCTCATGATCAGGGAAGGCATGAACCTAATCCATATTCTTTCAGACGACCAGAAACGAGAGGAGGCAATGTCTCTTGCCGGCCTTATTACCGGAGCCGTGGGTCTGGCTCCTCTATCCGGGATCGTTGCATTTTTTGTTATGAGCATCTGGGCGCTTGAGGAGGCGCTTGTGGATGTGAGAATGCTTCTAGAGGGGAAAAAGGTGGTCTTTCTTAAGTCAAGGAACACATGGAAGCTGTCCCTAGATGCCCTTTTGGAATTAGGAAGAACGGGAACATGCGAAGGTGGGAAAGAGGATGAAGACGGAATTGATTATACCGGCTATTTAAAGCTTCTTCTTTTCCCGGGAGAATCCGGACAGCAGCATTACCGTCTGATGGATGTGATCCAGATGAATTTATGCAGGAAACAGGAGGATTTTCGCATGGCTAACTGCGTTTATCAGGTGGAAGTAAGGGGAACTGTGAGATCAAGGCATATGTTTTTCGGAGGAAATAATCCCTCCTATCCAGTGGAAGTCCGGACAGAAAAAGTATATTAA
- a CDS encoding YaaL family protein → MKHGLLKKHLVLSEEERNLRREIERSKTAIDSARNHFEQVVDPTLIDCYIYELNAAQLRYQFLLRRFKSREV, encoded by the coding sequence ATGAAACATGGTCTATTAAAAAAACATCTGGTCCTGTCAGAGGAAGAGCGGAATTTAAGGCGTGAGATTGAACGTTCCAAAACCGCCATTGATTCCGCCAGAAATCACTTTGAGCAGGTGGTTGACCCAACGCTTATTGATTGTTATATCTACGAACTTAACGCGGCACAGCTGCGTTACCAGTTCCTTCTGCGACGCTTTAAAAGCCGGGAGGTATAA
- a CDS encoding prepilin peptidase, with amino-acid sequence MLKFYVKRGDCIVRYVILLLILGAGAFYDVREHRIPNWLVLSGIILGILLEIPGPENPFGGLLFLLRLVIVTGIFFLLFLCRMIGAGDIKLTALICGFLGFRAGALAVGLGFLIGAFWSFIKMAGSGSLFARLSCLLAYIRHVFQTGKFTIYYDPVRDGYDMVIPLGLCLFLGTLGSVFF; translated from the coding sequence ATGTTAAAATTTTATGTAAAGAGGGGGGATTGTATCGTTCGGTATGTTATTTTGCTGCTAATTTTAGGGGCAGGAGCTTTTTATGATGTCCGGGAACACCGTATCCCTAACTGGTTGGTGCTTTCAGGGATCATCCTTGGCATTCTGCTTGAAATCCCTGGTCCGGAGAATCCTTTTGGAGGCCTTCTGTTCTTGCTGAGGCTGGTAATTGTAACAGGGATATTCTTTTTACTATTCCTGTGCCGGATGATCGGTGCGGGAGATATCAAGCTTACTGCACTCATATGCGGCTTTCTGGGGTTTAGAGCAGGCGCTTTGGCCGTTGGACTTGGTTTTCTTATAGGGGCTTTCTGGTCCTTTATCAAAATGGCAGGGAGTGGCAGCCTTTTCGCCCGCCTTTCTTGTCTTCTTGCCTATATCAGGCACGTATTTCAAACTGGGAAATTTACAATTTACTACGATCCTGTCCGGGATGGATATGATATGGTGATACCTTTAGGCCTATGCCTGTTTTTAGGGACATTGGGTTCTGTGTTTTTTTGA
- a CDS encoding type II secretion system F family protein — MGIRKKDRLFMEALKKWELFKTPKNLKQQALKYETYDLTPVQWCLYGLQGLAIAGLFAYIFYRSALSFLLFVPMVFIFPMIKKRELKEGRLQQLNLEFKEGILLLASFLSAGYSVENAFSASVKELGLLFGEEGMVSREFKHIESQIRMNRSVELALSDFAGRSGLDDVKNFAEVFAAAKRSGGELVMIISHTADVIRDKVQVRQEILTMTASKQFEQKIMSMIPFFIVLYIDLTSPGFFNIMYSTGIGRILMTLCMIIYIAALGISRWIMRIEI; from the coding sequence ATGGGAATCCGGAAGAAGGACAGGCTGTTCATGGAAGCCTTAAAAAAGTGGGAATTATTCAAAACGCCGAAAAACTTAAAGCAGCAGGCATTGAAATATGAAACCTATGATCTGACACCCGTTCAGTGGTGCCTGTATGGACTTCAGGGCCTGGCAATTGCAGGGCTTTTCGCTTACATTTTTTACCGCAGTGCCCTATCATTTCTGTTGTTTGTCCCAATGGTTTTTATATTTCCTATGATTAAAAAAAGGGAGCTGAAGGAAGGCCGGCTTCAGCAGTTAAATCTGGAATTTAAGGAGGGCATCCTTCTTTTAGCCTCCTTCTTAAGTGCCGGTTATTCTGTGGAGAACGCGTTTTCTGCTTCCGTAAAGGAATTGGGTCTGCTTTTCGGGGAGGAGGGGATGGTTTCCAGGGAATTTAAGCATATTGAAAGCCAGATCCGGATGAACCGTTCGGTCGAGCTGGCGCTTTCCGATTTTGCAGGCCGCAGCGGCCTTGATGATGTTAAGAACTTTGCGGAGGTGTTTGCCGCGGCTAAACGAAGCGGAGGTGAACTGGTTATGATCATAAGCCACACGGCGGATGTAATAAGGGACAAGGTACAGGTAAGACAGGAGATTTTAACGATGACAGCCTCAAAACAGTTTGAACAAAAAATTATGAGCATGATCCCCTTTTTTATTGTTCTTTATATTGATCTGACTTCTCCAGGCTTTTTTAACATCATGTACAGTACAGGAATCGGAAGGATTCTTATGACCCTGTGCATGATCATTTACATCGCTGCCCTGGGGATTTCAAGATGGATTATGAGGATTGAGATATGA
- a CDS encoding ArsR/SmtB family transcription factor, with the protein MHAEDFNELFQNCMPIFIALGDEVRLTIIKVLANAGLYDDLGNDVSNTKDDLSIRPRQGMNVKEITEMTRLSRPAISHHLKILKKAGLVNVRQEGTANYYYLTIGDSTKKLCSLGLYLQELMNQVS; encoded by the coding sequence ATGCATGCCGAGGATTTTAATGAACTTTTCCAGAATTGCATGCCGATTTTTATCGCTCTCGGAGACGAAGTGCGGCTGACCATAATTAAGGTTCTGGCCAATGCAGGTCTTTATGATGACCTGGGAAACGACGTTTCAAACACCAAAGATGACCTAAGCATAAGACCCAGGCAGGGAATGAATGTAAAGGAAATCACGGAAATGACCCGTTTGTCCCGCCCTGCCATTTCCCATCATTTAAAGATTTTAAAAAAGGCAGGTCTTGTGAATGTCCGCCAGGAAGGGACAGCTAATTATTACTATCTGACCATTGGCGACAGCACAAAAAAACTTTGTTCTCTGGGGCTGTATTTACAGGAACTAATGAACCAGGTTTCATAA
- a CDS encoding Flp1 family type IVb pilin: MLTTVNSQILDFFKEEDGIGVIEVVLILVVLIGLVIIFKKQITTLLDNIFKEINSQSKEVY, encoded by the coding sequence ATGCTGACAACGGTAAACAGTCAGATCCTGGATTTCTTTAAGGAAGAAGACGGAATAGGCGTGATTGAAGTAGTGCTGATCCTGGTGGTGTTAATCGGACTTGTCATTATTTTTAAAAAGCAGATAACGACTCTTCTTGATAACATATTCAAGGAAATCAACAGCCAGTCTAAAGAGGTGTATTGA
- a CDS encoding prepilin peptidase codes for MVESVNKIIFGVFLLAAAWEDGREKAVSVWLFQAAGMAGLILALLQGDIGRERLLSCMIGVGLLLLSRLTGEAIGMGDGWFFVVSGLFLRARLNLKLLICGIFLNGIVCGGIYVWGWLRGRDYKKKTVPFLPFLVPVWIGLVML; via the coding sequence ATGGTGGAAAGCGTAAATAAAATTATATTTGGAGTGTTTTTATTGGCGGCTGCCTGGGAAGACGGAAGAGAAAAGGCTGTCAGCGTATGGCTTTTTCAGGCAGCAGGCATGGCCGGACTGATTCTGGCTCTTTTACAGGGAGATATTGGCAGAGAACGGCTGTTAAGCTGTATGATAGGAGTTGGACTCCTTCTTTTAAGCCGATTAACAGGTGAGGCAATCGGAATGGGAGATGGTTGGTTTTTTGTAGTCAGCGGCCTATTTTTAAGAGCACGTTTGAATCTGAAGTTATTGATCTGTGGAATTTTTTTAAATGGCATTGTATGCGGTGGAATTTATGTCTGGGGCTGGCTTCGGGGACGGGATTATAAGAAGAAAACGGTACCGTTTCTGCCATTTCTTGTTCCTGTGTGGATTGGACTGGTGATGTTATGA
- a CDS encoding immunoglobulin-like domain-containing protein — MKRTWRFPFTKIQMACVVSGIALYVAFELFYAVGGQMVTEGGGLKRAGPGHGEITYDIQVSGLDRENGDRKIPVRIPVRERQYGAEEAKELFQRIRPELTRQMLGENESLEEVRESLNLKNSLGNYGLRISWESDNPQVIDSFGIVHNEEIPEEGEQVWLRARVTDGHHEDLYEFKVTVYPASLTKDEKVAAGFLQWIGQMDMKQQTEDRLLLPSVYEGNRLMYFKPEEADYRILPVLGFLLAALLHVKEEFDRKSQAKIREQQLLFDYSEVVSKLVVYIGAGLTVRGAWERIAAGYKEAVKQGKRSARPAYEEMVKTASQISSGLSEGRAYSEFGRRCGLQAYIKLSTLLEQSQKNGSRQLRPALELEMASAFELRKNLAKKLGEEAGTKLLLPLFMMLGVVMVMIVVPAFLSFY, encoded by the coding sequence ATGAAAAGAACATGGAGATTTCCTTTTACAAAGATACAGATGGCCTGCGTTGTTTCCGGGATTGCCTTATATGTTGCTTTTGAGCTGTTTTATGCAGTGGGCGGGCAGATGGTAACGGAAGGGGGAGGGCTTAAACGGGCAGGGCCGGGGCACGGAGAGATTACATATGATATCCAGGTATCCGGGCTTGACCGGGAGAATGGGGATAGGAAGATACCGGTGAGAATCCCTGTCAGGGAGCGGCAGTATGGGGCGGAAGAGGCAAAGGAGCTGTTTCAAAGGATCCGGCCTGAACTGACCCGGCAGATGCTGGGGGAAAATGAGTCTCTTGAGGAGGTGAGAGAAAGTTTAAATTTAAAGAACAGCCTTGGAAATTATGGGCTTAGAATCAGCTGGGAGTCTGATAATCCACAGGTGATCGATTCCTTTGGAATTGTTCACAATGAGGAAATACCAGAAGAAGGAGAGCAGGTCTGGTTAAGGGCCAGAGTGACAGATGGGCACCATGAGGACCTATATGAGTTTAAAGTGACGGTTTACCCGGCCTCCCTTACCAAGGACGAAAAAGTAGCCGCAGGCTTTCTTCAGTGGATAGGCCAGATGGATATGAAACAGCAGACAGAGGATCGCCTGCTACTGCCCTCAGTTTATGAGGGGAACCGGCTGATGTATTTTAAGCCTGAAGAGGCGGATTACCGGATATTGCCGGTGCTGGGGTTTTTACTGGCGGCTCTCCTGCACGTAAAAGAAGAGTTTGACAGGAAAAGTCAGGCGAAGATACGTGAGCAGCAATTGCTGTTTGATTATTCTGAGGTGGTTTCCAAGCTGGTAGTCTATATCGGAGCAGGCCTTACCGTCCGTGGAGCCTGGGAGAGGATTGCGGCTGGCTATAAGGAGGCCGTAAAGCAGGGGAAAAGAAGCGCACGTCCGGCGTATGAGGAGATGGTGAAGACAGCAAGTCAGATTAGCAGCGGGCTGTCGGAAGGACGGGCTTACAGTGAATTTGGAAGGCGATGCGGCTTACAGGCCTACATAAAGCTCTCCACTCTCCTGGAACAGAGTCAGAAAAACGGAAGCAGGCAGCTTCGCCCGGCTTTGGAGCTTGAGATGGCTTCAGCCTTTGAGCTAAGGAAGAACCTGGCGAAAAAGCTGGGGGAAGAAGCAGGAACCAAACTTTTGCTGCCTCTGTTTATGATGCTCGGGGTGGTCATGGTCATGATCGTCGTGCCTGCGTTCCTGTCATTTTATTAG